One Caldalkalibacillus uzonensis DNA segment encodes these proteins:
- the nuoK gene encoding NADH-quinone oxidoreductase subunit NuoK, giving the protein MSSIPLAWYLGVALVLFCLGLYGALTKRNTVIVLICIELMLNAVNINLIAFSKLGMHPDIAGQVFTVFTITVAAAEVAVGIAILIALFRNRRTVNIDEVNVLKR; this is encoded by the coding sequence ATGAGTAGCATCCCCTTGGCCTGGTACCTGGGCGTGGCACTCGTCCTGTTTTGTCTGGGACTATACGGGGCGCTGACGAAACGGAATACGGTCATTGTCCTGATTTGTATTGAGCTGATGCTTAATGCGGTTAATATTAACTTGATTGCCTTCAGCAAACTGGGCATGCATCCGGACATTGCCGGGCAGGTGTTTACCGTGTTTACGATTACAGTGGCTGCAGCTGAAGTGGCTGTCGGCATCGCCATCCTGATTGCCTTATTCCGCAACCGCCGGACGGTCAATATTGACGAAGTGAACGTGCTGAAGCGATAG
- a CDS encoding complex I subunit 4 family protein: MENMLLTWLVFSPLLGIVFLLFVNRENEGLIKTIGIMGTLIPLALSLILLSFFDFNQEGYQLTHSVPWIQFSLPGIGQMLQINYELGVDGMSVAFMVLTTVISTLAAVGSLYIKQRWKEYFILFFLLMTGMLGVFASMNLFLFFIFFELTIIPMFFLIGIWGYVERERAAYHFLLYNGIGSAVMLVAFVVLFMNLGTLHIPTLSEWLASPFIPQGFASGLFLALLFAFGVKLPVFPLHSWMLKVHVQAPPAIVMIHSGVLLKLGAYGLIRLNMGLFPAQVEQFAYFIALLGVINILYGAVLAFRQKDLKLVMAYSSVSHMGIVLLGIAAMNYSGLQGAIFQSVSHGLISALLFFIIAAIYERTNTSMIPELGGLAKNMPVICGAFLAAGMANLGLPGMSGFISEFLAFVGIFNTYPALAAVGVLGIILTAVYVLRAVLSTTFGPAKEQWAELKDVRGFEYVPITVLLGLIILIGVYPGLLGETIHFSVETIVHGLMARIGG; the protein is encoded by the coding sequence ATGGAAAACATGTTGTTGACGTGGTTAGTCTTCTCCCCTCTGTTAGGGATTGTGTTCCTGCTGTTTGTGAACAGAGAGAATGAGGGATTGATCAAAACGATTGGGATTATGGGCACCCTGATTCCACTGGCTTTATCTCTCATTCTGCTCAGTTTCTTTGATTTTAACCAAGAGGGCTACCAGCTGACTCACAGCGTGCCCTGGATCCAGTTCAGTTTACCTGGCATCGGCCAGATGCTCCAGATCAATTATGAGCTGGGTGTAGACGGTATGTCCGTGGCCTTTATGGTACTGACCACGGTGATCAGTACCTTGGCTGCTGTAGGCTCTCTCTATATAAAGCAGCGTTGGAAAGAATACTTTATCCTCTTTTTCCTGCTCATGACCGGTATGCTGGGCGTGTTCGCCTCCATGAATCTGTTCCTGTTCTTTATTTTCTTTGAGCTGACTATTATCCCCATGTTTTTCCTGATCGGGATTTGGGGTTATGTGGAACGGGAACGTGCTGCTTACCACTTTTTACTGTATAACGGCATCGGCTCGGCTGTGATGTTGGTGGCCTTTGTGGTGTTGTTTATGAATCTGGGTACACTACATATCCCCACTTTGAGCGAATGGCTGGCCAGTCCATTTATTCCGCAAGGATTTGCCAGCGGCTTGTTCCTGGCTTTGCTGTTTGCTTTTGGAGTGAAGCTGCCTGTCTTTCCGCTCCATTCCTGGATGCTAAAAGTGCACGTGCAGGCCCCGCCGGCCATTGTCATGATTCACTCCGGTGTGCTGTTAAAGCTGGGGGCTTACGGTTTGATCCGCCTTAACATGGGCCTGTTTCCGGCCCAGGTCGAGCAGTTTGCCTACTTTATCGCCCTGTTGGGTGTGATCAACATCTTGTATGGGGCTGTGCTGGCTTTCCGCCAAAAAGATTTGAAGCTGGTGATGGCTTACTCCAGTGTGTCCCACATGGGAATCGTGCTGTTAGGGATTGCGGCCATGAATTACAGCGGCTTGCAGGGAGCTATTTTCCAATCGGTCTCCCACGGCCTGATTTCGGCCCTGTTGTTCTTTATCATTGCTGCCATCTATGAACGAACCAACACTTCTATGATCCCTGAACTGGGAGGACTTGCCAAAAACATGCCGGTCATCTGCGGTGCCTTTCTGGCGGCCGGCATGGCCAACCTGGGTTTGCCGGGCATGAGCGGCTTTATTAGTGAATTCCTTGCCTTTGTGGGCATCTTCAACACCTATCCGGCTTTGGCCGCTGTTGGGGTGCTGGGCATTATCCTGACCGCTGTCTATGTACTCAGGGCTGTGCTCTCTACCACTTTCGGCCCGGCTAAAGAACAGTGGGCTGAGCTTAAAGATGTCCGTGGTTTTGAATATGTCCCTATTACAGTGTTGCTGGGGCTGATTATCTTAATCGGGGTGTACCCGGGTTTGTTGGGAGAAACGATTCATTTCTCCGTGGAAACCATTGTGCACGGCCTGATGGCTAGGATAGGGGGGTAA
- a CDS encoding NADH-quinone oxidoreductase subunit J produces the protein MSGEVIAFLILSLITISGAVFMLNLRKVVHMVVALAFTFISIAGLFVLLEAEFIAAAQVLIYAGAVTIIMLFGIMLTRHDDHDETRRPAHKWLAGLAVAVFFVLAMAVINTMDWVPADAHLFENNTEQIGIQLFAKYVIPFELTSIVLLVALVGAVILARNDEQSAGKEGERYE, from the coding sequence GTGAGCGGAGAGGTGATCGCCTTTCTCATTCTGTCCCTGATCACCATCAGCGGTGCCGTGTTCATGCTCAACCTGCGCAAAGTGGTGCACATGGTGGTGGCCCTGGCTTTTACTTTTATCAGTATCGCCGGCTTGTTCGTCCTCCTGGAGGCTGAGTTTATCGCTGCAGCCCAGGTGCTGATCTATGCCGGAGCCGTGACGATCATTATGCTGTTCGGCATTATGCTGACCCGGCATGATGATCACGATGAAACGCGCCGTCCGGCCCACAAATGGCTGGCCGGACTGGCCGTGGCTGTTTTTTTTGTACTGGCTATGGCCGTGATTAACACCATGGACTGGGTCCCGGCTGATGCGCATCTATTCGAAAACAATACGGAACAAATCGGGATTCAATTGTTTGCCAAATATGTGATTCCCTTTGAGCTGACTTCCATCGTGCTGCTCGTGGCTCTGGTGGGGGCGGTTATTTTGGCCCGCAACGATGAGCAGAGCGCCGGGAAAGAAGGTGAACGGTATGAGTAG
- the nuoI gene encoding NADH-quinone oxidoreductase subunit NuoI, producing MLGLTKGLAYTLKQMGKKQVTYDYPQEPLDVPDRFRGIQTFYPEKCIVCNQCAAICPTDCIQLTGKPHPDPNNKKKIIDTYDINFEICILCDLCTEVCPTEAIVMSNNFELAEYSRDELFKDLDWLNENRKNVREVNKP from the coding sequence ATGTTAGGCTTAACCAAGGGATTAGCCTATACCTTAAAACAAATGGGGAAAAAGCAAGTCACCTATGACTATCCCCAGGAACCACTGGATGTGCCTGACCGTTTCCGGGGCATTCAAACCTTTTATCCTGAAAAGTGCATCGTGTGTAACCAATGTGCAGCCATCTGTCCGACCGACTGTATCCAATTAACTGGCAAACCCCATCCCGATCCCAACAACAAGAAAAAGATCATTGACACCTACGACATTAATTTTGAAATCTGTATTTTGTGTGATCTGTGTACAGAAGTGTGCCCCACGGAAGCGATCGTCATGTCCAACAACTTCGAGCTGGCTGAATACAGCCGTGACGAATTGTTTAAGGATTTGGACTGGCTGAATGAAAACAGAAAGAATGTGAGAGAGGTGAACAAGCCGTGA
- a CDS encoding DUF1146 family protein, translating to METPTFLGVQALINMILTLALITVSWWALQCIKLDLFVRDINGPQAKILQVAVAIALGYLLASFFIDYMQWTNWLRYLF from the coding sequence TTGGAAACTCCCACCTTTTTGGGTGTACAGGCCTTAATCAACATGATCTTAACCCTGGCATTGATCACAGTGAGCTGGTGGGCCTTGCAATGCATTAAACTGGATTTGTTTGTCCGGGATATAAACGGCCCGCAGGCCAAAATATTGCAAGTGGCTGTGGCCATCGCTCTGGGCTATCTCTTGGCCAGCTTCTTTATTGACTACATGCAGTGGACCAACTGGCTGCGCTACCTGTTCTAA
- the nuoN gene encoding NADH-quinone oxidoreductase subunit NuoN: protein MDLETLLSYPWRIMLPEFTILGVATLISLLDLFMKEKVDRKVLAWIALGGIGLALFFLVLNTGQPVQEILYETYRLDGFANAFKFIFLVGAALIFITSFDYVNRKDVPYEGEFYYLILTAALGAMIVASSADMITLFVGLELLSISSYILVAVRKHNLAANESAMKYVISGAIATAIMLFGMSYIYGLTGTTNLFEIQERLSVAALGGYLPVIYFAFFVTFVGMAFKLAVVPYHMWAPDVYQGAPTPITAFLSVVSKAAGFALVLRFFLVTMAGVVDVEQSQQAGTYIFALMNVELIMAIVAALSMIIGNTLALRQTNIKRLFAYSSIAQAGYILVPFAVGAHLLYFTEPNMVFSTALFYLAAYLLMNLGAFSVIQLVIKETGTEDIRGFAGLYQRAPFKAVAMTVFLASLAGIPLTAGFIGKYYILMGAVSAGLIWLAVVMLITTVISYYYYFGVISQMYMREPGNHAALPTPVGIGAVLVFCITGTILLGILPGLALDVIQTHFNFVEIFIPANG from the coding sequence ATGGATCTGGAGACGTTATTAAGTTACCCATGGCGGATCATGCTGCCCGAGTTCACTATCCTAGGAGTGGCAACATTAATCTCCTTATTGGATCTGTTCATGAAGGAAAAAGTGGATCGCAAAGTGCTGGCCTGGATTGCCCTGGGCGGGATCGGGCTGGCCCTCTTCTTCCTTGTGCTGAACACCGGTCAGCCCGTGCAGGAAATCTTGTATGAAACCTACCGCTTGGACGGCTTTGCCAATGCGTTTAAGTTTATCTTCCTGGTTGGAGCTGCCCTGATCTTCATCACGTCCTTTGACTATGTCAACCGTAAGGACGTGCCTTATGAAGGGGAGTTTTACTACTTGATCCTGACGGCAGCGTTAGGGGCCATGATTGTGGCTTCTTCCGCCGACATGATCACCCTGTTTGTCGGCTTGGAGCTCTTGTCCATTTCCTCGTACATTCTCGTGGCCGTGCGCAAGCACAATCTGGCCGCCAATGAGTCGGCCATGAAATACGTCATTTCCGGGGCAATCGCCACGGCCATCATGCTGTTTGGCATGTCCTACATTTACGGTTTGACGGGCACCACCAATCTGTTTGAGATTCAGGAGCGTTTGTCTGTCGCTGCATTAGGCGGCTATCTGCCTGTGATCTACTTTGCCTTTTTTGTCACCTTTGTGGGCATGGCGTTTAAACTGGCGGTGGTTCCTTATCATATGTGGGCCCCGGATGTGTACCAAGGGGCGCCGACACCGATTACTGCCTTCTTGTCAGTCGTCTCCAAAGCAGCTGGTTTTGCCCTCGTGCTGCGTTTCTTCCTGGTCACCATGGCCGGGGTGGTTGATGTGGAGCAAAGCCAGCAGGCCGGAACCTATATCTTTGCCCTGATGAACGTGGAACTGATCATGGCCATAGTGGCCGCGCTATCGATGATTATCGGCAACACATTGGCTCTGCGTCAGACTAACATTAAGCGTCTGTTTGCCTACTCCAGCATCGCCCAGGCCGGCTATATCCTGGTGCCTTTTGCAGTGGGCGCTCACCTCTTGTATTTTACCGAGCCCAATATGGTCTTCAGCACGGCACTGTTTTATCTGGCGGCCTATCTGCTGATGAACCTGGGCGCCTTTAGTGTGATCCAACTGGTGATCAAAGAGACCGGCACGGAAGATATCCGCGGTTTTGCCGGTCTGTATCAGCGGGCCCCGTTCAAGGCTGTGGCCATGACGGTCTTTCTGGCCTCCCTGGCTGGTATTCCCCTCACCGCCGGTTTTATTGGCAAATACTATATCCTGATGGGCGCGGTGAGTGCCGGGTTGATCTGGCTTGCCGTTGTGATGTTGATAACCACCGTCATTTCCTATTATTATTACTTTGGTGTGATCAGCCAGATGTATATGCGCGAGCCGGGGAATCATGCTGCTTTGCCAACCCCTGTTGGTATTGGGGCTGTGTTGGTGTTCTGCATCACTGGCACCATCTTGCTGGGCATCTTGCCTGGCCTGGCCCTGGATGTGATCCAGACGCATTTCAACTTTGTAGAGATTTTTATACCTGCTAACGGCTAG
- the nuoL gene encoding NADH-quinone oxidoreductase subunit L: protein MIENVWLIPLFPLAAFLILLFFGRWLKEGSAWVGVAFMLGSFIVAAMTLLERLKLDHVEPVVFEWFAIGDRIITMGYDVTPLNALMLFIVTLVSLLVHIYARGYMEGDDRIAVFYSYLALFTFSMLGLVISPNLLQVYIFWELVGVCSFLLVGFYFYKPEARAAAKKAFIMTRIGDVGLFVAIILLFWQVGSFEYNAIFDAVQNNELAPGMITLTAILIFVGAIGKSGQFPLHSWLPDAMEGPTPVSALIHAATMVAAGVYLVAALFPLFSASPLAMDVVAYVGAFTAIFAASIGLVQNDIKRVLAYSTVSQLGYMMLALGAAGYVAGVFHLMTHAFFKALLFLAAGSVIHAVHSQDIRHMGGLFGRMKITGTLFLIGCLAIAGIPPLSGFFSKEEILLTAWADGRFGVFWVAVLTAFMTAFYMFRLFFMVFTGSPRNLELSKAHESPVVMTLPMIVLGVLSVFGGFVHTHWTGTYLGEWLMSGPAFTYGILPHSETWILLVALLVSLAGIGLAYLMYLKQSVSAEKLAENFPGAYRTLLNKYYVDEAYQATFVNGLKGLSRLLSYFDRYVVEGVVRLAAWTARAVGALGANMQNGQVQTYGVTVIFGLVVIILAFLLTGGYVG from the coding sequence ATGATCGAAAATGTGTGGTTAATCCCGCTCTTTCCGCTCGCCGCCTTTTTGATCCTTCTCTTTTTCGGACGCTGGTTGAAGGAAGGCTCGGCCTGGGTCGGTGTGGCTTTTATGCTGGGTTCGTTTATCGTGGCTGCCATGACCCTGTTGGAGCGGTTGAAACTGGATCATGTGGAACCGGTGGTATTTGAATGGTTCGCTATTGGGGACCGCATCATTACCATGGGATATGATGTCACCCCATTAAATGCGCTGATGTTGTTTATTGTGACATTGGTTAGTCTGTTGGTACATATTTATGCCCGCGGTTATATGGAAGGAGACGACCGCATCGCTGTTTTTTACTCCTATCTGGCGTTATTCACCTTTTCCATGCTGGGCTTGGTCATTTCTCCCAACCTGCTGCAGGTGTATATATTCTGGGAATTGGTTGGTGTCTGCTCCTTCTTGCTGGTCGGTTTTTATTTTTACAAACCGGAAGCAAGGGCTGCAGCCAAAAAGGCGTTCATTATGACGCGCATTGGTGATGTAGGCCTGTTTGTGGCCATTATTTTGCTGTTCTGGCAGGTGGGCAGCTTTGAGTACAACGCCATTTTTGACGCGGTGCAAAACAATGAGCTGGCCCCTGGGATGATCACGTTAACCGCCATTCTCATTTTTGTCGGTGCCATCGGCAAGTCGGGCCAGTTTCCCTTACACTCCTGGCTGCCCGATGCCATGGAAGGTCCTACGCCAGTCAGTGCTTTGATTCACGCCGCTACCATGGTGGCCGCCGGTGTGTATCTGGTTGCCGCTTTGTTCCCGCTGTTTAGCGCGTCGCCGCTGGCCATGGATGTGGTTGCCTATGTGGGGGCCTTTACGGCCATCTTTGCTGCCTCCATCGGTCTGGTACAAAACGACATTAAGCGGGTCCTGGCTTATTCCACGGTCAGCCAGCTGGGCTATATGATGCTGGCTCTGGGTGCAGCCGGTTATGTGGCCGGTGTATTCCACCTGATGACCCATGCCTTTTTCAAGGCGTTGCTCTTCTTGGCTGCCGGAAGTGTGATCCATGCCGTGCACAGCCAGGATATCCGGCACATGGGCGGGCTGTTTGGGCGGATGAAAATCACCGGCACACTCTTTTTGATCGGTTGTTTGGCCATTGCCGGTATTCCGCCTTTGTCCGGATTCTTCTCCAAGGAGGAGATTTTGCTCACGGCCTGGGCAGACGGACGGTTTGGCGTATTCTGGGTGGCTGTCCTGACCGCCTTCATGACCGCGTTTTATATGTTCCGTTTATTCTTTATGGTCTTTACCGGGTCCCCGCGCAATCTGGAGTTAAGCAAAGCCCACGAATCACCCGTGGTGATGACCTTGCCCATGATCGTGCTGGGCGTGCTCTCTGTTTTTGGCGGTTTTGTGCATACCCATTGGACCGGCACCTATTTGGGAGAGTGGCTGATGAGCGGTCCGGCCTTCACCTACGGCATACTGCCCCACAGTGAAACGTGGATCTTGCTCGTTGCGCTCTTGGTTTCCTTGGCCGGGATCGGCTTAGCCTACCTGATGTACCTCAAACAGTCCGTCTCAGCTGAAAAGCTGGCGGAGAACTTCCCCGGAGCGTACCGCACCTTGCTGAACAAGTATTATGTGGATGAAGCGTACCAAGCCACCTTTGTCAATGGCTTAAAAGGTTTGAGCCGCTTGCTCTCCTACTTTGACCGCTACGTGGTGGAAGGTGTTGTCCGCCTGGCTGCCTGGACGGCGAGAGCAGTTGGAGCGCTTGGCGCTAACATGCAAAACGGACAGGTGCAAACTTACGGGGTGACGGTCATCTTTGGCCTTGTGGTCATCATTCTTGCATTTCTGTTGACAGGGGGGTATGTGGGATAA